In Microbulbifer elongatus, the DNA window GTTTTGCCGGCGCCATTGGCGCCGATCAGGCAACGCAGCTCGCCATCGTTTACATACAGGTTCAGGTTATTCAGCGCCTGAAAACCGTCGAAACTGACATTGAGCCCCTCGAGATACAGAATCACATTCTTCGACACATCCACCGAGCGCTTACGCGGCACCAGAAACGGCCAGGTGGTATCCCGGCGCATCACCTCCCGCGCCTGTTCGGTAATTTGACTCAGACTGTTCATGCGCTTACCTCCACTGTGGATAACCCGCCATTGCTTTCTTTCGCTCGCTCCGGCCGGGCCGCTTCAGCGTTTGTGCTGGTAAAGCGATCAAACAACCCCGCCAGACCGCGCGGCAGATACACGGTGACAACCACAAACAGCGCACCGAGCGCGAACAGCCAGGCATCCGGCATCAGTGCGGTAAAACGGGTTTTCGCGTAGTTCACCAGCAGCGCACCGACAATCGCACCGTACAAGGTTCCGCGGCCACCGACGGCCACCCACACCACTACCTCGATGGAATTGAGCGGGGAGAATTCACCGGGATTGATAATGCCCACCTGGGGTACATACAACATTCCTGCCACGGCGGCGATCAGTGCGGAGTAAACAAATAACCACACCTTGTAGCGCTCGGTTCGGTAACCGAGAAAACGCGCGCGCGCCTCGGAGTCGCGCACCGCGACAATGACGCGGCCCAGACGCGACTGGACAATGGCACGGCTGGTCAGGAAGGCAATGACCAGCAACAACGTGGTAACCAGCAACAGCACCACACGAGTGCTGTCCGCCTGCAGGTCAAAGCCGAGAATATCCTTGAAGTCCGTGAGGCCGTTGTTACCACCAAAGCCCATCTCATTGCGGAAAAACGCCAGCATCAGTGCGTAGGTCAGCGCCTGGGTCATGATCGACAAGTAAACACCAGTCACCCGGGAGCGGAATGCCAGCCATCCAAACACAAAGGCCAGCAAGCCCGGAATCGCCAGTGCCACCAATACAGCGAACCAGAACTGGTCCATGCCGAACCAGTACCAGGGCAGTTCCTGCCAGTTGAGGAATACCATAAAGTCCGGCAGCTCCGGATTGCCGTACACACCCCGGTCGCCGATCTGGCGCATCAGGTACATACCCATGCCGTAACCACCGAGGGCGAAAAATGCCCCGTGCCCGAGGCTGAGAATGCCGCAGTACCCCCAAATAATATCCACTGCCATGGCGAGCATGGCGAAGCACAGATATTTTCCCATCAGGGTGATGGTGTAGGTGCTCACATAGAGCGGAGACTCCGACGGCAACAGCAGGTTGGCGGCGGACATGGCCAGGGTAATCACCAGCAGCACGCCCACCAGCCAGGA includes these proteins:
- the urtC gene encoding urea ABC transporter permease subunit UrtC, encoding MSTVKTAAQTLYRWFAEFRQPGRGTSWLVGVLLVITLAMSAANLLLPSESPLYVSTYTITLMGKYLCFAMLAMAVDIIWGYCGILSLGHGAFFALGGYGMGMYLMRQIGDRGVYGNPELPDFMVFLNWQELPWYWFGMDQFWFAVLVALAIPGLLAFVFGWLAFRSRVTGVYLSIMTQALTYALMLAFFRNEMGFGGNNGLTDFKDILGFDLQADSTRVVLLLVTTLLLVIAFLTSRAIVQSRLGRVIVAVRDSEARARFLGYRTERYKVWLFVYSALIAAVAGMLYVPQVGIINPGEFSPLNSIEVVVWVAVGGRGTLYGAIVGALLVNYAKTRFTALMPDAWLFALGALFVVVTVYLPRGLAGLFDRFTSTNAEAARPERAKESNGGLSTVEVSA